Genomic DNA from Rhodospirillaceae bacterium:
GCGAACCCTGCTCGTTCTAAGAAATGTCCAAGGCCGCCCACGGCGCCCGTGCAGGACGGTCAGACGGGACAGAGGACAATTGCCGTCACGTTATCCTTCTTCAAGGTGCGGCTAATTTCCTCAATATTCGGCTTCATTTTACCAGGAGGTGTCGCCCCCATGAACGCGTAGTGATAATCCGCAACCGATCCAATCACCCCTTCTTCTGCTAGCTCGTTCAATCGATCAAGCGGCAAAGCCACGTTGATGTCTTGCTGAAAGCCTGAGCGATCGAAATTCGTCGATACGTGGCTCATGACGAAATCTTCGGCAGCGAGATCTTTTTCAATTATGCGATAATCACCACTCTCGTGAGTAAAGGGGCGGTCGCCGCGCCGATGCACGCCGGCGGTTGATATCAGCGCGACTCGACAGTCTTTCAATTCAGG
This window encodes:
- a CDS encoding selenoprotein B glycine/betaine/sarcosine/D-proline reductase gives rise to the protein MVQVDEFPDDFQKEFRARVMPEYGDAAFVKPPELKDCRVALISTAGVHRRGDRPFTHESGDYRIIEKDLAAEDFVMSHVSTNFDRSGFQQDINVALPLDRLNELAEEGVIGSVADYHYAFMGATPPGKMKPNIEEISRTLKKDNVTAIVLCPV